In Cyclopterus lumpus isolate fCycLum1 chromosome 9, fCycLum1.pri, whole genome shotgun sequence, a single genomic region encodes these proteins:
- the LOC117736315 gene encoding spermatid perinuclear RNA-binding protein-like: MRSFRSFANDDRHVMAKHASIYPEPEELEAVQTLVSTVEGALKKVSDWMDGLRGSSGKTSGDKGEEDAAETKYAPPDRTPALCGVTRVGPLAKGLLIKGDLDLDLVLMCREKPTKLLLDTVSTNLPLQIQTMTEDKYEVQPCVLEAAIRVCSTKEPRLRLKITLSSLTMREEHKKKEEEEEKEEEEEDVLDRKQCRAALAALRHAKWFQARVTDLKSCVVVLRIFRDVCSRVSGWRPLTGRPLELICEKAVATCNRPLGPGEALRRVMECIASGVLLPGGPGVHDPCEREPTDVLSDLGAQQASDITNSAQHALRLLAFGQLYKVLNMDPLPSARLLEGGHKRLREVVGSDDRDFIKRMKVQDWRMTDPNHPMNALMRLNQIHPGLQYRLLSQSGPVHAPVFTMSVEIQGTSYQATGNAKRTAKLQVALKALQALGFVLAGDADVDSLSADEKSDGEGKNDRLSTSSSSTSITSSTDAQESRAPGPILTAGGKNPVMELNEKRRGLKYELISESGSSYDKRFIIEVEVDKQLFRGTGPNKKVAKASAALSALKSLFSGSKPTSSKKKRPNPLPKRPAASVLTLPALAAARPTRVPVIPRAPYISTPPTHGYLPQGFGAPYGYSPAGALPPYGGLYIDSAYYQPQTIATPIIIHLGPQDLF, translated from the exons ATG AGGTCGTTCCGATCATTTGCGAACGACGACCGCCACGTCATGGCCAAGCACGCCAGCATCTACCCGGAGCCGGAGGAGCTGGAGGCCGTCCAGACGCTGGTGTCCACCGTGGAGGGAGCCCTCAAGAAGGTCTCCGATTGGATGGACGGCCTCCGCGGATCCTCGGGGAAGACCTCCGGCGATAAGGGGGAGGAAGACGCTGCTGAGACGAAGTACGCCCC GCCCGACAGGACGCCGGCGCTGTGCGGCGTGACGCGGGTCGGCCCATTGGCCAAAGGCCTGCTGATCAAAggggacctggacctggacctggtgCTGATGTGCAGAGAGAAACCCAccaagctgctgctggacaccgTCAGCACCAACCTGCCGCTGCAGATCCAG ACGATGACGGAGGACAAATACGAGGTGCAGCCGTGCGTCCTCGAGGCCGCCATCCGGGTCTGCAGCACCAAGGAGCCCCGACTGAGGCTGAAGATCACCCTCTCCTCCTTAACCATGAGGGAGGAGCAC aagaagaaggaagaggaggaggagaaggaggaagaggaggaggacgtccTGGACAGGAAGCAGTGCCGGGCGGCGTTGGCGGCGCTCCGACACGCCAAATGGTTCCAG GCCAGAGTCACAGATCTCAAGTCCTGCGTGGTGGTCTTGAGGATCTTCAGGGACGTGTGCAGCCGGGTGTCCGGGTGGCGGCCCCTCACGGGACGG CCTCTGGAGCTGATCTGTGAGAAGGCCGTGGCCACCTGCAACCGCCCGCTGGGTCCGGGGGAGGCCCTGCGGCGCGTCATGGAGTGCATCGCCTCGGGGGTCCTGCTGCCAG GAGGTCCAGGAGTTCACGACCCCTGCGAGAGGGAACCCACCGACGTCCTGTCCGACCTCGGCGCCCAGCAGGCCAGCGACATCACAAACAGCGCGCAG catgCGTTACGCCTCCTGGCCTTTGGACAGCTTTACAAGGTCTTGAATATGGATCCTCTCCCCTCAGCGAGGCTGTTAGAAG GAGGTCACAAGAGGCTTCGGGAGGTCGTCGGGTCGGACGACAGAGACTTCATCAAAAGGATGAAAG TCCAGGACTGGAGGATGACGGACCCGAACCACCCCATGAACGCCCTGATGCGGCTCAATCAGATCCACCCGGGCCTCCAGTACCGCCTGCTGTCCCAGTCCGGCCCGGTCCACGCTCCGGTCTTCACCATGTCTGTGGAGATCCAGGGAACCAGCTACCAGGCCACCGGGAACGCCAAGAGGACCGCCAAGCTCCAGGTGGCCCTCAAG gCGCTGCAGGCTCTGGGCTTCGTGCTTGCAGGCGACGCAGACGTGGACTCGCTGAGCGCTGACGAGAAGTCAGACGGCGAGGGCAAGAACGACCGCTTGTCTACCAGCTCTAgctccacctccatcacctcctccaccgaCGCACAGGAG TCCAGAGCTCCGGGTCCGATCTTGACAGCTGGCGGTAAAAACCCGGTGATGGAGCTGAACGAGAAACGCCGCGGCCTCAAATACGAGCTGATATCGGAGAGCGGCAGCAGCTACGACAAACGCTTCATCAtcgag gtggaggtggacaaGCAGCTTTTCCGGGGAACGGGTCCCAACAAGAAAGTAGCCAAAGCCAGCGCGGCGCTCTCGGCCCTGAAGAGCTTGTTCTCCGGCTCCAAACCCACGAGCAGCAAGAAGAAAAGGCCGAACCCTCTG CCGAAGCGGCCGGCGGCCTCGGTGCTGACCCTCCCAGCACTCGCTGCTGCCAGACCTACGCGGGTCCCCGTCATCCCCAGAGCGCCCTACATCAGCACCCCGCCCACACACGGGTACCTCCCCCAAG GTTTCGGTGCTCCTTACGGTTACAGCCCTGCAGGAGCCCTCCCTCCCTACG GCGGCCTGTACATCGACAGCGCCTACTACCAGCCGCAGACCATCGCCACGCCCATCATCATCCACCTGGGCCCTCAGGACCTCTTCTGA